A region from the Andrena cerasifolii isolate SP2316 chromosome 9, iyAndCera1_principal, whole genome shotgun sequence genome encodes:
- the Chd1 gene encoding chromodomain-helicase-DNA-binding protein 1 isoform X3, with protein sequence MQVSGRSESGKESGSDSENESKSDSSSSGSNTGSGSGSESSHNSWNSESSDSESDDIESRRPPPSKSLNRRAAQKAKEKARTRKKQISESSENSSFDSDDNRRQVTRRTGTAVSYKEESEERTDSEDLVEVDEGSTATAEPDNAETIERILAQRVGKKGVTGNVTTIYAVEENGDLNPEDLSNEEVEIQYSIKWKGWSHIHNTWESEESLKAQKVKGLKKLDNFIKREREIQQWRDYAGPEDIDYFECQLELQQDLLKSYNNVERIIAEYNKPDSAHPDYYCKWESLPYAEATWEDGALIVKKWPKEIKEFRDREDSKRTPSKHCKVLKSRPKFHQLKGQPEYMGQGRDLTLRDYQMDGLNWMIHSWCKENSVILADEMGLGKTIQTICFLYYLFHTHQLHGPFLLVVPLSTMTSWQREMSQWAPDMNFVTYLGDVTSRNVIREYEWCYSSKRLKFNAILTTYEIVLKDKAFLGALNWAVLLVDEAHRLKNDDSLLYKALAEFHTNHRLLITGTPLQNSLKELWALLHFIMPTKFNSWEEFEKEHDNAAQKGYSKLHKQLEPFILRRVKKDVEKSLPAKVEQILRVEMTSLQKQYYKWILTKNYNALRKGVKGSTMTFLNIVIELKKCCNHAFLTKPTDCERRDTTEDYLQQIIRGSGKLVLLDKLLVRLRETGHRVLIFSQMVRMLDILGEYLQKRHFPFQRLDGSIKGELRKQALDHFNADGSPDFCFLLSTRAGGLGINLATADTVIIFDSDWNPQNDLQAQARAHRIGQKNQVNIYRLVTKNSVEEEIVERAKQKMVLDHLVIQRMDTTGRTVLDKKSAGTNNNPFNKEDLNAILKFGAEDLFKDEEDGDEEPTCDIDEILRRAETRDEGPSTVGDELLSAFKVASFAAFEEESEPINQPNDNDDESKDWAEIIPENFRKKVEEEEKSKEMEDLYLPPRSRKTLQQINQSGEGRAKKRKKASPDDSDEVDESGSEAEGSDDERPKKRGRPRVTPRENIKSFTDAEIRRFVKSYKKFPAPLKRLDDIAADAELQEKPMSELRFLGDLLRSRCEACLSEFESTAKENKGDEEGKGPGRKRGRGPTFKIGGVMVNAKSFSTAVKELEPLEQALPTESEQRANWHLDIKLKPANFDCDWNSEDDARLLRGIYQHGMGSWEAIKMDNTLKLGDKILPNSKLQLKKINARAEYLLKVLKKQIDTKLGVPKVRKPRKPKEVKTAITKEIIEENDSSGDESGKTKTKVEKLPIKKEEEVVVKKEIKEEVEDVPEEKKKEKKTKKEKKENKKAKKAKQAAGPMHFTANNEPRALDVLGDLDPSIFNECKEKMRPVKKALKALDRPDQSLSEVEQVAHTRQCLVQIGNQINTCLEEYRDPEQIKEWRSNLWYFVSKFTEFDAKKLYKLYKHATKKGGDSNTSATSSPEKKEESSNAKKHTDKTHEKHIDKQQIETSKDSRLQKRRVDDMEENSNSGTPNKKHFSALSAVSSISNTSAVTIGAITITPITSTPNSTSSTTNSVDTPRHKEKESKHKDVKRDRERDRERDRAHTDRSMDRMSGGKDERIRRDSGGYSISGHYSGSRDDDHWLSRDGRDIRDGRFGDHKRDRFDSYGRMSSGYHRDRERERDRGMHMNDKRSDYYRYPSGPPSYGYGPGGYGGGGGGGYPPSDIPPSHFRGRGYPGEGYPSDWRPNKDYRRDYDRRPPPPNANS encoded by the exons ATGCAGGTGAGTGGTCGG TCTGAGTCTGGTAAGGAATCAGGATCTGATTCTGAAAATGAAAGTAAGAGCGATAGCTCTTCTTCGGGAAGCAATACAGGATCTGGTTCAGGGTCGGAAAG TTCACACAACTCGTGGAACTCTGAAAGTTCGGATTCTGAATCCGATGATATTGAAAGCAGGAGACCGCCACCTAGTAAATCACTAAATAGACGTGCAGCACAGAAGGCGAAGGAAAAAGCCAGGACAAGAAAGAAACAGATTTCAGAATCATCTGAAAATTCCTCTTTCGACAGTGATGACAACAGAAG GCAAGTTACTAGAAGAACAGGCACAGCCGTTAGTTATAAAGAGGAGAGCGAAGAAAGAACTGACAGCGAAGATCTGGTGGAAGTTGACGAAGGTAGTACTGCGACCGCAGAACCCGATAATGCGGAAACAATTGAACGAATTTTGGCACAAAGGGTTGGTAAAAAAGGAG TTACGGGGAATGTTACAACGATATATGCCGTCGAAGAAAATGGAGACCTCAACCCAGAAGATTTATCTAATGAAgaagttgaaattcagtattcGATTAAATGGAAAGGATGGTCTCACATACATAATACGTGGGAGTCGGAGGAATCTTTGAAAGCACAAAAAGTAAAAGGATTGAAGAAATTAGATAATTTTATTAAGCGAGAACGAGAGATTCAGCAGTGGAGGGATTACGCTGGCCCTGAGGATATAGACTACTTTGAGTGTCAATTAGAACTGCAGCAGGATCTTCTGAAAAGCTATAATAATGTCGAACGAATCATCGCTGAGTATAATAAGCCTGACTCGGCTCATCCAGATTACTATTGTAAGTGGGAAAGTTTACCGTATGCTGAAGCTACTTGGGAAGATGGAGCATTAATTGTCAAGAAGTGGccaaaagaaataaaagaatttcGCGACAGAGAAGATTCGAAAAGAACGCCTAGTAAACATTGCAAAGTTCTTAAATCGAGACCCAAGTTTCATCAATTAAAAGGTCAACCAGAGTATATGGGGCAGGGACGAGATCTCACCCTTAGAGACTACCAAATGGATGGTTTGAATTGGATGATCCATTCTTGGTGCAAAGAAAATAG CGTTATTTTAGCCGATGAAATGGGTCTTGGTAAAACAATACAGACCATATGCTTCCTTTATTACTTGTTCCATACGCACCAGCTCCACGGGCCATTTTTATTAGTAGTTCCTCTTTCAACAATGACTTCCTGGCAAAGAGAAATGTCACAGTGGGCACCAGACATGAATTTCGTCACGTATTTGGGTGATGTTACTTCCCGTAATGTT ATTAGAGAGTATGAATGGTGTTATAGTTCAAAGAGATTAAAGTTTAATGCCATACTAACGACGTATGAAATAGTACTTAAAGATAAAGCATTTCTGGGTGCCTTAAATTGGGCCGTGTTGTTAGTAGACGAAGCGCACCGATTGAAGAACGACGATTCCCTTTTATACAAAGCGCTCGCCGAATTTCATACAAATCACCGCCTTCTAATAACTGGTACTCCATTACAAAACAGCTTAAAAGAATTATGGGCCTTACTACACTTCATAATGCCTACTAA ATTTAATTCGTGGGAAGAATTCGAGAAGGAGCACGATAACGCGGCTCAAAAGGGATATTCAAAGTTGCACAAACAGCTGGAACCCTTTATCTTACGGCGCGTCAAAAAGGATGTGGAAAAGTCATTGCCCGCTAAGGTTGAACAGATCCTGCGAGTAGAAATGACATCTTTGCAAAAGCAGTACTACAAATGGATATTGACTAAGAATTACAATGCATTACGGAAAGGCGTTAAAGGTTCGACTATGACGTTCCTAAACATTGTTATCGAGTTAAAGAAGTGTTGCAATCACGCCTTCCTCACGAAACCCACTGACTGCGAAAGAAGGGACACCACCGAGGACTATTTGCAACAAATAATTCGCGGCTCTGGCAAATTGGTgcttctcgataaattgttGGTGAGATTGCGTGAAACCGGTCATAGGGTACTAATATTCAGCCAAATGGTCAGAATGTTGGACATTCTCGGTGAATATCTGCAAAAGAGACATTTTCCATTCCAAAGATTAGACGGGAGCATAAAAGGGGAATTACGAAAGCAGGCGTTGGATCATTTTAATGCAGATGGATCGCcagatttttgttttttattatcaaCAAGGGCAGGTGGCCTTGGTATTAATCTGGCCACTGCCGACACAGTTATTATTTTTGACTCGGACTGGAATCCGCAAAACGATTTGCAGGCGCAAGCTAGAGCGCATCGTATTGGGCAAAAGAACCAG GTAAACATTTACCGATTGGTGACGAAAAATTCAGTGGAGGAGGAAATAGTGGAGAGGGCGAAACAGAAAATGGTTCTCGACCATCTTGTAATCCAACGGATGGATACAACTGGTCGAACAGTATTAGACAAGAAAAGTGCAGGGACCAATAATAACCCATTCAATAAAGAGGATCTGAACGCTATTTTAAAATTCGGTGCTGAAGATTTATTTAAGGACGAAGAAGACGGAGACGAGGAGCCAACT TGCGACATTGACGAGATTTTGAGGAGAGCGGAAACGAGAGACGAAGGACCTTCAACAGTGGGAGATGAATTGTTGTCGGCATTTAAAGTAGCTAGTTTCGCTGCCTTCGAGGAAGAATCTGAGCCTATCAATCAACCAAACGACAATGACGACGAAAGTAAAGATTGG GCGGAAATTATCCCagaaaatttcaggaaaaaggtcgaggaggaagaaaagtcgaaagagatggaagacCTGTACTTGCCGCCGAGAAGTCGAAAGACGTTGCAGCAGATTAATCAAAGTGGGGAAG GAAGGGCTAAGAAAAGAAAGAAGGCGTCTCCTGACGATAGCGACGAAGTCGATGAATCTGGAAGCGAAGCTGAAGGGAGCGATGATGAGCGTCCTAAGAAGAGAGGTAGACCGAGGGTGACACCGCGAGAAAATATAAAGAGCTTTACTGATGCAGAA ATACGAAGATTTGTTAAAAGCTATAAGAAATTCCCTGCGCCATTGAAACGGCTGGACGATATCGCGGCGGATGCCGAGTTGCAGGAGAAGCCGATGTCGGAATTACGTTTCTTAGGAGATCTGTTGAGGAGTCGATGCGAAGCTTGTCTGTCTGAGTTCGAGAGTACCGCGAAGGAAAATAAGGGCGACGAAGAGGGCAAGGGCCCTGGTCGTAAAAGAGGCCGAGGTCCTACATTTAAAATCGGTGGTGTTATGGTTAATGCGAAATCTTTCTCCACTGCTGTAAAGGAGCTTGAACCCTTAGAACAAGCTTTGCCAACGGAATCTGAGCAACGGGCCAATTGGCATCTCGACATCAA ATTAAAACCCGCGAACTTTGATTGCGACTGGAACTCCGAGGATGATGCTAGATTATTAAGGGGCATATATCAGCATGGTATGGGCTCATGGGAAGCAATAAAAATGGATAACACTTTAAAGCTTGGTGACAAAATTCTCCCAAATAGTAAGCTCCAATTAAAGAAGATAAACGCTCGCGCCGAATACCTCTTAAAAGTACTGAAGAAACAAATCGATACCAAACTAGGAGTG CCGAAAGTAAGAAAACCAAGGAAACCAAAGGAAGTAAAGACTGCGATTACGAAAGAAATTATAGAGGAAAACGATAGTTCGGGAGACGAAAGTGGTAAAACAAAGACCAAAGTTGAGAAG CTTCCTATAAAGAAAGAAGAGGAGGTTGTTGTGAAGAAGGAAATTAAAGAAGAAGTTGAAGATGTGCccgaagagaagaagaaggagaagaaaactaaaaaggagaaaaaggagaataaaaaGGCTAAAAAGGCCAAACAAGCTGCCGGTCCCATGCATTTCACTGCTAACAATGAACCGAGAGCTCTAGACGTTCTCGGAGATCTCGATCCTTCTATATTTAACGAG TGTAAAGAAAAAATGAGACCAGTAAAGAAGGCGCTCAAAGCTTTAGATAGGCCTGATCAATCTTTGAGCGAGGTAGAGCAAGTCGCCCATACAAGACAGTGTCTTGTTCAAATTGGAAATCAAATTAACACTTGCCTCGAAGAGTACAGGGACCCCGAACAAATAAAAGAATGGAGGAGCAATTTATGGTATTTCGTGTCTAAATTCACAGAGTTCGACGCGAAGAAGCTTTACAAGCTGTACAAGCATGCCACGAAAAAGGGAGGCGACAGCAACACAAGTGCCACGTCGAGTCcagaaaagaaggaggaatcgagtAACGCCAAG aagCATACAGATAAAACTCACGAGAAACATATCGATAAACAACAAATAGAGACTAGTAAAGATAGTAGGTTACAAAAACGTAGGGTGGATGACATGGAAGAGAATTCTAATAGCGGCACACCAAATAAAAAGCATTTCTCGGCACTATCTGCTGTGAGCAGTATCAGTAATACGTCCGCAGTTACTATCGGTGCTATTACAATTACTCCTATCACGTCGACACCAAATTCTACGTCGAGTACCACTAACAGCGTGGATACGCCGCGGCACAAAGAGAAGGAGTCGAAACACAAAGATGTAAAAAGGGACAGGGAGCGTGAcagggagagagacagagcgCACACTGATAGGAGTATGGACAGGATGAGCGGTGGGAAAGATGAGAGGATAAGAAGAGACAGCGGCGGTTACAGCATAAGTGGACATTATAGTGGCAGCAGAGACGACGACCATTGGTTGTCCCGTGATGGAAGAGACATTCGGGATGGAAG ATTCGGAGACCACAAACGTGATCGTTTCGATTCTTACGGGCGTATGTCCAGTGGCTACCACCGAGATAGAGAAAGAGAACGCGATCGCGGCATGCACATGAACGATAAAAGAAG TGACTATTACAGATATCCATCGGGACCACCGAGTTACGGGTACGGTCCAGGCGGTTACGGGggcggtggcggcggtggtTATCCTCCGTCCGATATCCCGCCGAGTCATTTTAGAGGTCGGGGCTATCCAGGGGAGGGTTACCCCAGCGACTGGCGGCCGAACAAAGATTATAGGCGAGATTATGATAGAAGACCTCCTCCGCCAAATGCTAATTCCTAG